Within Pseudomonas paeninsulae, the genomic segment GATCCAGATGCTGATGGAAGGTGGCCTGACTCGTATCGCCCAGGCGCGTGGCGCCATGGAGCGTCAGCAGACGGCGATGAAGGGCGAGCTGATCGGCAAGGCTATCGGTATAGTCGGTGGCTTGCGCGAGGGCCTGGATTTGCAGCAGGGTGGCGAGATGGCCGGTAATCTGGATAGTCTTTACCAGTACATGACCTCCCGTTTGCTGGAAGCCAATGTGAAGAATGACGTAGCCGCCCTGGACGAAGTGACCGGGCTGTTGCGTAATGTGAAAACTGGCTGGGATGCAATCGCTCAATGATGCTGGTCGGCTGCTAAAGGAGCACGTTCATGAGTTCATCTGTCCAGCGTCTGGAAAAGACTGGAAGCGCCTTGCGTACCGCCTTGGCCACGCAGGATTGGGCGGCCATCGGCGAACTGGATTTGCAGTGTCGCCAAGCCGTTGACGACGCCATGGTCGAGTCCGTGCAGGACGAAGACGTGCTGCGCGCGCGTATGCAGGAGTTGCTGGATCTGTACCGCGAGCTGGTCGATGTCTGTCAGTCGGAGCAGCGGCGCCTGGCTGGCGAGCTGATGCAGCTGAACCAGGCCCAGCAGGGGGCCAAGGTTTACCAGTTGTTCGGTTGATGGGACAGCTGGGTTGGTACAGTCCGTAGGATGGTGTTGAGCGCAGCGATACCCATCGAGCGATTTATGCCCGCAGACCAACCCTTGGCAGATGTGTTGGCAGGCCGATGGGTTACGCCGCACACAAAACGCGGCCTTGATCGAAGCTATCTGGCGGCTAACCCATCCTACGGGGCTGGTGCAGATCCGTAGGGTGGGTTAGGCGCCTGGCACAAGGCTATTGGCTGTTACCCGGTCAGTTGCGCCGTAACCCACCACGATGAGCACGCCGACCGTTACTTGGTGGGTTACGCGGCGCGCCAATGATGCAGCTGCTTTCAGCTCCACGACCTGCGCCGCTAACCCACGCGGCCCGACCCACCCTACAAAAGCTGCGGCCAACACATCATTGGGACATAGCCTTAGCGGTGCGGCGCAAATTCGGCGGGTGGTGTTGTTATTCTGCGCGTATGCCTCTTTTCCTGATTGGTACGGGCCTTATTTCCCCCGTATTGCAAACAATCGCTTAGGCAATTGGTCGGGCAATTCAAAAAAAGCACGCCATAAAATTGACTATGCTCGGAAAATTGACTTTACTAGCGGCCAATTGCCAGCGTAGTTGTCGTGTTCGACAACGTGCGCTTCCGTTCGCTCCCAGGATCAGATCAAAAATATGTGGCGTGAAACGAAAATTCTTCTGATTGACGATGACAGCGAACGACGTCGTGATTTGACGGTGATCCTGAATTTCCTGGGTGAAGATCATCTCGCGTGTGGCAGCCATGACTGGCAGGATGCGGTCGCTCCATTGGCCTCCAGCCGGGAGGTGCTCAGCGTCTTGCTCGGTGATGTGCAGGCCAAGGGCGGGGTGCTTGAGATACTCAAGCAGTCTGCTGCCTGGGATGAGTTCTTGCCGATCCTGCTGATCGAAGAGCAGGCTGCTGCGGAATGGCCGGAAGAGTCTCGCCGCCGTGTGCTGGCAACCCTGGAGATGCCGCTTAGCTACAACAAACTGCTCGATTCCTTGCACCGCGCCCAGGTTTACCGCGAGATGTACGACCAGGCGCGCGAACGCGGTCGCCAGCGTGAAACGAACCTGTTCCGCAGTCTGGTCGGTACCAGTCGCGCCATTCAGCAGGTGCGGCAGATGATGCAGCAGGTGGCCGATACCGAGGCCAGTGTGTTGATCCTCGGTGAGTCGGGCACTGGTAAAGAGGTGGTGGCGCGCAATCTGCACTATCACTCCAAGCGTCGTGAAGGGCCTTTCGTGCCGATCAACTGTGGCGCGATTCCCGCGGAGTTGCTGGAGAGCGAACTGTTCGGGCATGAGAAGGGCGCCTTTACCGGCGCTATCACCAGCCGCGCGGGGCGTTTCGAGTTGGCCAACGGCGGCACTCTGTTCCTCGATGAAATTGGCGACATGCCGCTGTCGATGCAGGTCAAGCTGCTGCGTGTGCTGCAAGAGCGCACCTACGAGCGGGTTGGCAGCAACAAGACGCAAAGTGCCGATGTACGCATCATTGCGGCGACCCACAAGAATCTGGAAGTGATGATCGAAGCGGGTAGTTTTCGCGAGGATCTCTACTACCGGCTGAATGTATTCCCCATCGAAATGGCGCCGCTACGCGAACGTATCGAAGATATTCCCTTGTTGATGAACGAACTGATCTCACGCATGGAGCACGAGAAGCGCGGTTCGATTCGTTTCAACTCGGCGGCGATCATGTCGCTGTGCCGCCACGACTGGGCGGGTAATGTGCGTGAGCTGGCCAACCTGGTCGAGCGCATGGCGATCATGCATCCCTATGGGGTAATCGGCGTCGGTGAGTTGCCGAAGAAATTCCGCCATGTCGACGATGAAGACGAGGATGTGACCGCCAGCCTGCGCGAAGAGCTGGAGGAGCGCGCAGCTATCATCGCCGGACTGCCGGGTGTCAGTACGCCAGCCATGCTGCCGGCCGAAGGCCTCGATCTGAAAGACTACTTGGGCAACCTCGAGCAGGGCTTGATCCAGCAGGCGCTCGATGACGCCAGCGGTGTAGTGGCCCGGGCGGCAGAGCGTTTGCGCATTCGCCGCACCACCCTGGTCGAGAAAATGCGCAAGTACGGCATGAACCGGCGCGACGACGAAGTGCTGGAAGACTGAATCCGTAGGGCGTCAGCAGGCACGCCGCACCTGATGGGTTACGCCGCACGCAAAACGCTGCCTTGATCGAAACGCTGTGGCGGCTAACCCATCCTACGAGTCTTGGTGCCGCGCCGATCAGGCCGTAGGTTGGGTTGGCGGCGGGCACTTATCCTGAATCAAATCCAGACTTGAACCGCCGCGTAACCCAACATGGCGTCAGTCGGTATGCCGCCATCCCGGATTACGCTTGAGCTCATCCAGGCTACGGGAAACTCGCTAACCCATCCTACGAGTCTTGGTGCCGCGCCGATCAGGCCGTAGGTTGGGTTCGCGGCGGGCAGCTATCCCGAATAAAATCCAGGCTTGAAGCGCCGCGTAACCCAACATGGCGTCAGCCGGTGCGCCGCAGCTGATGGGTTACGCCGCACGCAAAACGCTGCCTTGATCAAAACGCTGTGGCGGCTAACCCATCCTACGGGTCTGGTTGTTGCTGTGTCATCGAGTCAGTGTCTTGGCGCTGCAGCGTTCTATTCAGCCGGTGCTTTGACGCAATTGGCTGATTTGTTTTTCAAGCCATTGAAAAACAAGTATTTTATATTTAGGCACGGGTATTGCTATCTCTTCTGCTAACTGACTGTCTTATGACGGCTCGCCAGGCGAGAGAGAATGATGAAGCCCAACGCCCAACCCTCCCATAGTGCCGAACTCGAACCTACTGCTTCTCAGGAGCTAGCCAGTCGCACGAGCCTGGAGCAGGCCTTTGCGCGGTTCAACCAGATGTCGACTCAGTTCAGTGAGTCCTACAGCATGCTGGAGGATCGGGTTGCCGAGTTGAAGGGGCAGTTGGCCCTGGTCAGCGCCCAGCGCATGCAGGAGCTGGCCGAGAAGGAACGCCTGGCCTACCGCTTGCAAAGCCTGCTGGATCTGCTGCCCGGTGGGGTAATCGTCATCGACGGGCAGGGCGTGGTGCGTGAAGCCAATCCGGTGGCGCGCAATCTGCTCGGTCTGCCGTTGCTGGGGATGCTCTGGCGCCAGGTTATCGCGCGCAACTTCGCTCCGCGTGAGGACGATGGCCACGAGATCTCCCTGAAAGATGGTCGACGCCTGTCGATTGCCACTCGCTCGTTGCAAGGCGAGCCGGGGCAGTTGGTACTGCTCACCGACCTGACAGAAACCCGGCGCTTGCAGGATCAGCTGGCGCGGCATGAGCGTTTGTCCGCGCTGGGGCGCATGGTCGCCTCTCTGGCTCATCAGATTCGTACACCGCTCTCGGCAGCGTTGCTCTATGCCAGCCATTTGACCGAGCAGGTGTTGCCGGTCGAGCAGCAACAGCGCTTCGCCGGGCGCTTGAAAGAGCGTTTGCATGAGCTGGAGCATCAGGTGCGCGACATGCTGGTCTTCGCTCGTGGCGACCTGCCACTGCCGGATCGGCTGACGCCCAAGGCAGTGTTCGAGGCCTTGCAGGCGGCGGCCGAGCCCCATGTGCGCGGCATGACGGTGCGTTGGCAATGCGACAGTCGAGACGGCGAGTTGCTGTGTAACCGCGACACCCTGGTCGGCACCGTACTCAATCTGATCGAGAACTCGGTCCAGGCCGCCGGGCGCGAGGCGCGCTTGAAGATTCATCTGTATCAGCGTGGCAACAGCTTGCGCCTGTGCGTCAGCGACAGCGGCCCGGGCATCGACAGCGTCACCCTGGCACGTCTGGGCGAACCCTTCTTCACCACCAAGACCACCGGGACCGGCCTCGGCCTGGCCGTGGTCAAGGCGGTGGCGCGCGCCCATCAGGGTGAATTGCAGATGCGTTCACGAATCGCGCGCGGCACCTGCGCCTTATTGATTTTGCCGTTGATTCCCGCGGCGCCAATAGGCTCTGTTGATATATGCGAGTCAGCCGCGACGGAGGCCACCTTGTCGCAAGACAAGGCGCGAGGAGAGAAGTTTGGTGATTCCAAATGAACGACGAGAAACGCAGTTCTGCGACAAGGCGGCCCCGTCCCTTCGGGTTGCGTGCCAAAGCCCGCCATGCGTTGTTGCGGGACTTGCCAAGGGATAACCATTACCTGCGTCCCGCGCCTAGCCTGGCGGGCTTTGGCCCAGCAACGCGGCGCGCTCGCATATGTCAACAGAGCCTAATAATTCAGGAGTAACACCATGGCTGCCAAAGTTCTGCTGGTCGAAGACGACCGCTCCCTGCGCGAAGCCCTGGCCGATACCCTGGCGCTGGGTGGCCACGACTACCGGACGGTGGATTGTGCCGAAGCGGCGCTCGTGGCCCTGGCGCAAGAACCCTTCGGCTTGGTGATCAGCGACGTGAACATGCCGGGCATGGACGGCCACCAGTTGTTGGCCCTGATTCGCCAGCGCCAGCCACAACTGCCGGTGTTGCTGATGACGGCCTTCGCGGCGGTCGAGCGTGCGGTGGACGCGATACGCCAGGGCGCGGCGGATTACCTGGTTAAGCCGTTCGAGCCGAAGACCTTGCTGGCGCTGGTCGATCGGCATGCCCTCGGGCGCGTGACGGCGACCGAGCAGGACGGTCCGGTGGCGCTGGAGCCGGCCAGCGTGCAATTGCTCGAGCTGGCGACGCGGGTGGCGCAGAGCGATTCGACGGTGTTGATCACCGGCGAGTCCGGCACCGGCAAGGAGGTGTTGGCGCGATTCATTCACCAGCAGTCACCGCGGGCGGCGAAGCCCTTCGTCGCGATCAACTGCGCGGCGATTCCCGACAACATGCTCGAAGCCACGTTGTTCGGCCATGAGAAAGGCTCTTTCACTGGCGCCATTGCCAGCGCGCCGGGCAAGTTCGAGTTGGCCGAGGGCGGCACCATTCTGCTCGATGAAATTTCCGAAATGCCGCAAGGCTTGCAAGCCAAGTTGTTGCGCGTGCTGCAGGAGCGTGAAGTGGAGCGGGTAGGTGGGCGCAAGCCGATCAGCCTGGACATTCGCGTGCTGGCCACCAGTAACCGCGACCTGGCCGGCGAAGTGGCGGCGGGGCGCTTTCGTGAAGACCTCTACTATCGCCTGTCGGTCTTCCCGCTGGCCTGGCAGCCGTTGCGCCAGCGGCCAGCAGACATCTTGCCGTTGGCCGAGCGGCTGCTGGCCAAGTACGTCAAAAAAATGAATCACGCGCCTATCCGTATTTCGCCACAGGCGCAGGCGAGCCTGGTGAGTCATGCCTGGCCGGGTAATGTGCGTGAGCTGGATAACGCCATTCAACGCGCGCTAATTCTGCAGCAGGGCGGTTTAATCCAGCCGCAAGATCTGTGTCTGACGGTCGCCGCTAGCCGTCTCGCGCCTGCGCCTAAGCCGATCCTGGCGGTGGTGCCGGCGAGCGTTCCGGTGACGGCGGAGGTTGTTCCGGCGGAGGCTGGCGCCTTGGGTGAAGACCTGCGTCGACATGAGTTCCAGATGATCATCGACATCCTGCGTTCCGAGCGCGGGCGTCGCAAAGAGGCCGCCGAGCGCCTGGGGATAAGCCCGCGCACCCTGCGCTACAAGCTGGCGCAGATGCGCGATGCCGGCATGGATGTAGAGGCCTATCTGTTTGCCAGCTAGCACTGGCAGCTGCAAGCCGTAAGCTACGTAGGGTGGGTTAGCGGCGCGGTACGCCGGCCGATAACCCGAGCGCAATAGTGGCGCGACGCGTAACCCGCCAAACGATCGACCGCGTTGCGCCGATGGTGGGTTACGCCGCGTCCCTTGTGGCGTGATGTCGGGTAATTGCTGCATGCGGCTAACCCACCCTACGGTTCTGCTTCGCGTACGCCCTACAGGGTGGCGCCTTGCCCATTCCCCGCCTTACCTGGCACCTTTGTTGCAACCTCCTCTGGCAAGAGCCGCGTAGTGTCAAAAAACCGCGGCCAGTGGAGGAAGGTCATGAGCCAGGGTATTGAATTCAATCGCTTGATGCTGGAAATGCGTTCCATGCAAACCGAGGCGATGGCGCGGCAGAAGCCTGTCGCCAGCGCACCGGAGGCCGGCGCTCCGAGCTTCTCGGATATGCTCGGCCAGGCGGTGAACAAGGTCAATGAAACCCAGCAGGCCTCCAACCAACTGGCCACGGCCTTTGAGATGGGCAAGAGCGGCGTGGACTTGAGCGATGTGATGATTGCCTCGCAGAAAGCCAGCGTGTCTTTCCAGGCCATGACCCAGGTTCGCAACAAACTGGTTCAGGCGTATCAAGACATCATGCAGATGCCGGTTTAAGGGTAGGTTCTAGATCATGGCCGACGCACTCGCCACCAACGTTCCCGCCACCACTGCTGGCAATGATTCGAGCAAGCCGCTGTTCGGCCTGGCGTTTCTGGAAAATCTCTCGGATATGTCGATGCTGCGCCAACTCGGCCTGCTGGTCGGTCTGGCTGCCAGCGTGGCGATTGGTTTTGCCGTGGTGCTCTGGTCGCAACAGCCGGATTACCGTCCGCTGTATGGCAGCCTGGAAGGGATGGACGCTTCCCAGGTCATGCAAACCCTGGGTGCCGCCGACATCAGCTATACCGTAGAGCCAAATTCAGGCGCTCTGCTGGTCAAGGCCGATGATTTGGCGCGCGCGCGCATGCGTCTGGCCGCTGCCGGCGTGGCGCCGAGCGATAACAACATAGGTTTCGAGATTCTCGACAAGGAGCAGGGGCTCGGTACCAGCCAGTTCATGGAAGCCACCCGTTACCGGCGTGGCCTGGAAGGCGAGCTGGCGCGCACCGTGTCCAGTATCACCAACGTCAAGGGCGCGCGGGTGCACCTGGCTATTCCGAAAAGCTCGGTGTTCGTGCGTGACGAGCGTAAGCCCAGCGCCTCCGTATTGGTCGAGCTGTATTCCGGGCGCAATCTGGAGCCGAGCCAAGTGATGGCCATTATCAATCTGGTCGCCAGTAGTGTGCCGGAGATGGACAAGGCTCAAGTCACTGTGGTCGATCAGCGGGGCCGCCTGTTGTCCGACCAGCAGGAGATGTCCGAGCTGAGCATGGCCGGCAAACAGTTCGACTACAGTCGGCGCATGGAGAGCATGCTCACCCAGCGCGTGCACAGTATTCTGCAGCCGGTGCTGGGTGCCGGGCGTTACAAGGCCGAAGTCTCGGCCGATGTAGATTTCAGCGCGGTCGAGTCCACCTCGGAAATGTTCAACCCGGATCAGCCGGCGTTGCGCAGTGAGCAGCAGGTCAATGAGCAGCGCAGTACTGGCAGTCTGTCGCCGCAAGGCGTTCCGGGTGCGCTGAGCAATCAGCCGCCGGGCGCGGCAACAGCCCCTCAGCAGGCCGGTGGCGCGGCTGCCGTAGCCGGGGCGATTGCCGCGGGTCAACCGCTGGTGGACGTCAACGGCCAGCAGGTCATGGATCCGGTGACCGGTCAGCCGATGCTGGCGCCGTTCCCAGCGGACAAGCGTGAGCAATCGACGCGCAATTTCGAACTGGATCGCTCGATCAGTCACACCAAGCAGCAGCAGGGACGCTTGCGCCGGTTGTCGGTGGCGGTGGTAGTCGACGATCAGTTCAAGGTCGATGCCGCCACTGGCGAAACCAGCCGCATGCCCTGGAGCGTCGACGAATTGGCACGCTTTACCCGACTGGTACAGGATTCGGTCGGCTTCGACGCCAGTCGCGGCGACAGCGTGAGCGTGATCAATTCACAGTTCTCCGCGGTCCAGGGCGAAGAAATCATCGATATCCCGTTCTATACCCAGCCGTGGTTCTGGGACATCGTCAAGCAAGTGCTCGGCGTGCTGTTCATTCTGGTATTGGTATTTGGTGTGTTGCGCCCGGTGCTGAACAATATCACCGCTGGCGGTAAAGGCCGGGGGCTGATGGCTGGTGGTCGCAATGGCGATGTCGAACTGGGTGAGATGGGTGGCCTTGACGGCGAGCTGGCGGCCGACAGGGTCAGTCTCGGCGGCCCGCAAAGCATCCTCCTGCCTAGCCCGAGCGAGGGGTATGATGCGCAGCTGAATGCAATCAAGAGCTTGGTGGCGGAAGACCCGGGTCGGGTCGCCCAGGTGGTGAAAGAGTGGATCAACGACGATGAGTGACAACCGTACAGCCGCCAAGTTGAGCAAGGTCGAGAAGGCCGCGATCCTCCTGCTTTCACTCGGTGAAACCGATGCCGCGCAGGTGCTGCGCCACCTTGGGCCGAAGGAAGTGCAAAAGGTTGGCGTGGCCATGGCCGGCATGCGCAACGTGCACCGCGAGAAGGTCGAGCAGGTGATGGGCGAATTCGTCGACATTGTCGGCGACCAGACCAGCCTGGGCGTGGGCGCGGACGGCTATATCCGCAAGATGCTGACCCAGGCGCTGGGCGAAGATAAAGCCGGCAACCTGATCGACCGCATCCTGCTCGGCGGCAGCACCAGCGGCCTGGACAGTCTGAAGTGGATGGAACCGCGCGCGGTGGCCGATGTGATCCGCTACGAGCATCCGCAGATTCAGGCGATTGTGGTAGCGTACCTCGATCCCGACCAGGCCGGTGTAGTGCTCGGCCATTTCGACCACAAGGTGCGCTTGGATATCGTTCTGCGCGTGTCCTCGCTGAATACCGTGCAACCGGCGGCACTCAAGGAACTCAACCAGATTCTCGAGAAGCAATTCTCCGGCAGCTCCAATAGCACGCGCGCCACTATGGGTGGGGTCAAGCGGGCGGCCGACATCATGAACTTCCTCGACAGCTCGACCGAAGGTCAGTTGATGGACTCGATCCGCGCAGTCGACGAAGACCTGTCGTCGCAGATCGAAGACCTGATGTTTGTCTTCGACAACCTCGCCGAGGTCGACGACCGCGGTATCCAGGCGCTGCTGCGCGAGGTTTCCTCCGATGTGCTGGTGCTGGCGCTCAAGGGCGCAGACGAGGCGATCAAGGAAAAGGTGTTCAAGAACATGTCCAAGCGCGCGGCCGAGTTGCTGCGCGACGACCTGGAAGCCAAGGGCCCGGTGCGGGTCAGCGACGTGGAAACGGCGCAGAAGGAAATTCTCACCATTGCCCGGCGCATGGCCGAAGCCGGGGAAATCGTCCTCGGTGGCAAGGGTGGCGAAGAGATGGTTTAACCGGAGAAGATCGGCATGGCCCCCAAGGAAGCGCCCAGCGAGTTGATTCGCGCCCAGGACATCAGCGTTATTGATCGCTGGGCCTTGCCCAGCTTCGACCCGCATGTCGAGGGTGCCGCCCCTGATCCTGCGAGCGAGGCGGCCGCGGCCGAGGCCGGCCAAGCGCTGCCGGCCGAGTCCGAGGATGTGGCTCTGGAGGACGTCAAGCCATTGACGCTAGATGAGCTGGAGGCGATACGTCAAGACGCCTACAACGAAGGCTTCAGCACCGGCGAAAAGGACGGTTATCACAGCGGTCAGCTGAAAGCCAAACAGGAGGCCGATGCCACCCTGGCAAGCAAAATGCTCGCTGTCGAGCAGCTGATGCAGCAGCTGTTCGAGCCCATCGCCGAGCAGGATCAGCAGCTCGAAGTGGCACTGGTCAACCTGGTCAGCCACATGGCCCGTGAGGTGATCCAGCGCGAGCTGAGTAGCGACTCTAGCCAGATTCGCCAGGTCTTGCGTGAAGCCCTCAAGTTGCTGCCCATGGGGGCCGGCAACGTGCGTATTCATCTCAATCCGCAAGACTTCGATATGGTCAAAGCCCTGCGCGAGCGCCACGAAGAAAGCTGGCGCATAGTCGAAGATGACGCCTTGTTGCCCGGCGGTTGCCGGGTCGAGAGCGAGCATAGCCGCATTGATGCGAGCATCGAAACCCGCCTCAGCCAAGCGCTCAAGCAGCTGTTCGAGCAGCAGCGCGAACAAGCCACGCATCCGCTGGAGGCCGATCTGCAGATCGACCTGGGCGCGGCCGAGGAACCACCCCATGCGTCTTGAACGCACCAGTTTCGCCAAGCGGCTGGCCGGCTACAGCGAGGTGGTGAAGCTTCCCAGTCAGCCCGTGGTCGAAGGGCGTTTGCAGCGCATGGTTGGCCTGACCCTGGAGGCCGAGGGGCTGCGCGCCGCACTCGGCAGCCGCTGCTTGGTGATCAACGATGACAGCTATCACCCGGTGCAAGTCGAAGCCGAGGTGATGGGCTTCGCCAACGACAAGAGCTTTCTGATGCCGGTTGGCAGCCTGGCCGGCATTGCGCCTGGGGCGCGAGTAGTGCCGATACCGGACAGCGGACGTTTGCCGATGGGCAAGTCGATGCTCGGCCGGGTGCTCGATGGCACCGGGCGGGCGCTGGATGGCAAGGGCGGGATGAAGGCCGAAGACTGGGTGCCGATGGATGGGCCGACGATTAACCCGCTGAAACGCCACCCGATCAGTCAACCGCTGGATGTCGGCATCCGCAGTATCAACGGCCTGCTCACGGTCGGACGCGGCCAGCGTATCGGGCTGTTCGCCGGCACCGGAGTCGGCAAGAGCGTGCTGCTGGGCATGATGACGCGTTTTACCGAGGCCGATATCATCGTGGTCGGCCTAATCGGTGAGCGTGGCCGCGAGGTCAAGGAGTTCATCGACGAGATCCTCGGTGCCGAAGGTATCAAGCGTTCCGTGGTGGTCGCCTCGCCAGCAGACGATGCGCCACTGATGCGTCTGCGCGCGGCGATGTATTGCACGCGCATCGCCGAATACTTTCGCGACAAGGGCAAGAATGTCCTGTTGCTGATGGACTCGCTGACCCGCTTCGCCCAGGCCCAGCGCGAGATCGCCCTGGCCATTGGCGAGCCGCCGGCGACCAAGGGTTATCCACCTTCGGTGTTTGCCAAACTGCCAAAATTGGTCGAGCGCGCCGGTAATGCCGAAGAGGGTGGCGGTTCGATCACGGCGTTCTACACGGTCTTGAGTGAAGGCGACGATCAACAGGATCCGATTGCCGATGCCGCCCGCGGCGTGCTTGACGGTCACATCGTGCTGTCGCGGCGCTTGGCCGAGGAAGGCCATTATCCAGCCATCGACATCGAAGCCTCGATCAGCCGGGTCATGCCGCAAGTGGTGACGAGCGAACACCAGCGCAGCGCGCAGCGCTTCAAGCAGCTGTGGGCACGCTATCAGCAGAGCCGCGACCTGATCAGTGTCGGCGCCTACGTACCCGGTGGCGATGCCGATACCGACTTGGCCATCGCGCGCCAGCCGGCGATGGTCAGGTACCTGCGCCAGAGCCTGGGCGAAAGTGAAAACCTGGAACGCAGCAGTGCGCTGCTGGCGGCGACCTTCAACCCCACTATTGCGCCGGGGGGCTAAGTGTCGACAAGTCGCGCCGCGCGCCTGGCGCCGGTTATCGTCATGGCCGAGCGTGCCGAGCGCGAGGCCGCCATGCAGTTGGGTCACTGCCAGGGGCTGTTGAGTCAGGCCCAGGTCAAGCTGGGCGAGCTGGAGCATTACCGGGGCGATTATCAGCAACAGTGGATCAGCGAAGGCCAGCGCGGTGTTTCCGGGCAATGGCTGATGAACTATCAGCGTTTTCTTTCCCAGTTGGAGACCGCCATCGGCCAGCAGCGTCAGACCGTGGCCTGGCATGGCAACAACCTGGACAAGGTGCGAGTGGTCTGGCAACAGCGTTATGCGCGCCTGGAGGGTCTGCGCAAGTTGGTGCAGCGTTATCAGGAGGAGGCCCGCCTGAGTGCGGACAAACGCGAGCAAAAACTCCTCGATGAGTTAGCCCAACGCGTACGCCGGGACGATTGTGCTTGATTGCCTGTTGCTGCTGGCGCTTGCTAGTGCTACATCTTGATCACACGGATCGTGCATTCAGGCTCGTTCAGTCGCGATAGCCATCGCGCAAGCTTGTCTGGGGTGTGATCGACTGTTTTGTCGGAGTAAGGAGTTCTGTATGGCCATCACCTCGCTGTCCTCGCCTGATGGGCAAGAGTTGACCATTGTGATTCAGGGACGTTTCGACTTCGGCGCGCATCAGGAATTTCGTGGTGCCTATGAGCGCGTCGACCTCAGCCCCAAGCGCTATGCAGTGGACCTCAAGGGTACGACCTATCTCGACAGTTCGGCGCTCGGCATGTTGCTGTTGTTGCGTGATCACGCCGGTGGCGATCACGCGCACATCCGTTTGCTCAACTGCAACGCGGATGTGCGCAAGATCCTCGCTATCTCCAACTTCGAACAACTGTTCCAGATCACCTAGCTCGAGTTCCTCAGCCATGCCTGCGCGTCTATCGATTCTGATCGCCGAGGATAACGCTGCCGACCGCATGCTGTTATCGACCATCGTCAGCCGTCAGGGCCATCGCAGCCTGACCGCCAGCAATGGCCTGGAAGCGGTTGCCTTGTTCGAGCAGGAGCGTCCACAGCTGGTCTTGATGGACGCGCTGATGCCGATCATGGATGGCTTCGAGGCAGCACGGCGGATCAAACAGATGGCCGGCGAAGAACTGGTGCCGATCATCTTCCTGACCTCGCTCACCGAAGGCGAAGCGCTGGTGCGCTGCCTGGAGGCGGGCGGCGATGACTTTCTCGCCAAACCCTATAACCGGGTGATTCTCGAGGCCAAGATTAACGCCATGGATCGCTTGCGGCGCCTGCAGGATACCGTGCTGCAGCAGCGTGACCTGATCGCCAAGCACAACGAGTACCTGCTCAACGAACAGCGCGTGGCCAAGGCGGTGTTCGACAAGGTGGCGCATTCCGGTTGTCTCGCTGCGCCGAATATCC encodes:
- the fliF gene encoding flagellar basal-body MS-ring/collar protein FliF, yielding MADALATNVPATTAGNDSSKPLFGLAFLENLSDMSMLRQLGLLVGLAASVAIGFAVVLWSQQPDYRPLYGSLEGMDASQVMQTLGAADISYTVEPNSGALLVKADDLARARMRLAAAGVAPSDNNIGFEILDKEQGLGTSQFMEATRYRRGLEGELARTVSSITNVKGARVHLAIPKSSVFVRDERKPSASVLVELYSGRNLEPSQVMAIINLVASSVPEMDKAQVTVVDQRGRLLSDQQEMSELSMAGKQFDYSRRMESMLTQRVHSILQPVLGAGRYKAEVSADVDFSAVESTSEMFNPDQPALRSEQQVNEQRSTGSLSPQGVPGALSNQPPGAATAPQQAGGAAAVAGAIAAGQPLVDVNGQQVMDPVTGQPMLAPFPADKREQSTRNFELDRSISHTKQQQGRLRRLSVAVVVDDQFKVDAATGETSRMPWSVDELARFTRLVQDSVGFDASRGDSVSVINSQFSAVQGEEIIDIPFYTQPWFWDIVKQVLGVLFILVLVFGVLRPVLNNITAGGKGRGLMAGGRNGDVELGEMGGLDGELAADRVSLGGPQSILLPSPSEGYDAQLNAIKSLVAEDPGRVAQVVKEWINDDE
- a CDS encoding flagellar protein FliT — encoded protein: MSSSVQRLEKTGSALRTALATQDWAAIGELDLQCRQAVDDAMVESVQDEDVLRARMQELLDLYRELVDVCQSEQRRLAGELMQLNQAQQGAKVYQLFG
- the fliS gene encoding flagellar export chaperone FliS, encoding MNAMAAMRQYQSVNTQAQAVDASPHRLIQMLMEGGLTRIAQARGAMERQQTAMKGELIGKAIGIVGGLREGLDLQQGGEMAGNLDSLYQYMTSRLLEANVKNDVAALDEVTGLLRNVKTGWDAIAQ
- a CDS encoding sigma-54-dependent transcriptional regulator, with product MAAKVLLVEDDRSLREALADTLALGGHDYRTVDCAEAALVALAQEPFGLVISDVNMPGMDGHQLLALIRQRQPQLPVLLMTAFAAVERAVDAIRQGAADYLVKPFEPKTLLALVDRHALGRVTATEQDGPVALEPASVQLLELATRVAQSDSTVLITGESGTGKEVLARFIHQQSPRAAKPFVAINCAAIPDNMLEATLFGHEKGSFTGAIASAPGKFELAEGGTILLDEISEMPQGLQAKLLRVLQEREVERVGGRKPISLDIRVLATSNRDLAGEVAAGRFREDLYYRLSVFPLAWQPLRQRPADILPLAERLLAKYVKKMNHAPIRISPQAQASLVSHAWPGNVRELDNAIQRALILQQGGLIQPQDLCLTVAASRLAPAPKPILAVVPASVPVTAEVVPAEAGALGEDLRRHEFQMIIDILRSERGRRKEAAERLGISPRTLRYKLAQMRDAGMDVEAYLFAS
- a CDS encoding sigma-54 dependent transcriptional regulator encodes the protein MWRETKILLIDDDSERRRDLTVILNFLGEDHLACGSHDWQDAVAPLASSREVLSVLLGDVQAKGGVLEILKQSAAWDEFLPILLIEEQAAAEWPEESRRRVLATLEMPLSYNKLLDSLHRAQVYREMYDQARERGRQRETNLFRSLVGTSRAIQQVRQMMQQVADTEASVLILGESGTGKEVVARNLHYHSKRREGPFVPINCGAIPAELLESELFGHEKGAFTGAITSRAGRFELANGGTLFLDEIGDMPLSMQVKLLRVLQERTYERVGSNKTQSADVRIIAATHKNLEVMIEAGSFREDLYYRLNVFPIEMAPLRERIEDIPLLMNELISRMEHEKRGSIRFNSAAIMSLCRHDWAGNVRELANLVERMAIMHPYGVIGVGELPKKFRHVDDEDEDVTASLREELEERAAIIAGLPGVSTPAMLPAEGLDLKDYLGNLEQGLIQQALDDASGVVARAAERLRIRRTTLVEKMRKYGMNRRDDEVLED
- the fliG gene encoding flagellar motor switch protein FliG, with product MSDNRTAAKLSKVEKAAILLLSLGETDAAQVLRHLGPKEVQKVGVAMAGMRNVHREKVEQVMGEFVDIVGDQTSLGVGADGYIRKMLTQALGEDKAGNLIDRILLGGSTSGLDSLKWMEPRAVADVIRYEHPQIQAIVVAYLDPDQAGVVLGHFDHKVRLDIVLRVSSLNTVQPAALKELNQILEKQFSGSSNSTRATMGGVKRAADIMNFLDSSTEGQLMDSIRAVDEDLSSQIEDLMFVFDNLAEVDDRGIQALLREVSSDVLVLALKGADEAIKEKVFKNMSKRAAELLRDDLEAKGPVRVSDVETAQKEILTIARRMAEAGEIVLGGKGGEEMV
- the fliE gene encoding flagellar hook-basal body complex protein FliE: MSQGIEFNRLMLEMRSMQTEAMARQKPVASAPEAGAPSFSDMLGQAVNKVNETQQASNQLATAFEMGKSGVDLSDVMIASQKASVSFQAMTQVRNKLVQAYQDIMQMPV